From the Streptomyces sp. KMM 9044 genome, one window contains:
- a CDS encoding LacI family DNA-binding transcriptional regulator, giving the protein MAGVTIYQVAEEAGVSPSTVSNLLNGRTGKMLPETRSRVESAIRRLGYRPNRAAQQLRTGRIQMLGLIVPSVANPFWGTFARHLEAAALAEGFYMLLCNSERDPERERRYVEELWCDGIGGVVLCSSLPSLDHVKPTVEAGLGLVAFDRTAQPGDPHRAVNIGSDNVLGMRLATEHLLALGHTRLAFVSGSIGSVNRAERYSGFRQALDAAGLPRSAGLVWSGADTVDFDDRDAAELGRVAALEILSAPRPPTAIVAINDMCALGVIAGAREAGLVIGRDVSVTGYDDIMLAGMAMPALTTVRQPVEELAATAFARLRQVMDGDGGKTGQSILHRPTLVIRDSTSAPATSPVT; this is encoded by the coding sequence GTGGCCGGGGTAACGATCTACCAGGTGGCAGAGGAAGCGGGGGTCTCCCCGAGCACGGTCTCCAACCTGCTCAACGGCCGGACCGGCAAGATGCTGCCCGAGACACGGTCCCGGGTGGAGTCGGCGATCCGGCGCCTCGGCTACCGTCCCAACCGCGCCGCCCAGCAACTGCGCACCGGACGGATCCAGATGCTCGGCCTCATCGTGCCGTCGGTGGCCAATCCGTTCTGGGGCACGTTCGCCCGGCATCTCGAAGCCGCGGCGCTGGCCGAGGGCTTCTACATGCTCCTGTGCAACAGCGAACGGGACCCGGAGCGGGAGCGCCGCTACGTGGAGGAGCTCTGGTGCGACGGCATCGGCGGGGTCGTCCTGTGCTCGTCCCTGCCCTCGCTCGACCATGTGAAGCCCACCGTCGAGGCCGGGCTGGGGCTCGTGGCCTTCGACCGCACCGCCCAGCCCGGTGATCCGCACCGCGCGGTGAACATCGGGAGCGACAACGTTCTCGGCATGCGCCTGGCGACGGAGCACCTGCTGGCCCTGGGGCACACGCGCCTGGCCTTCGTGTCGGGCTCGATCGGGAGTGTCAACCGGGCCGAGCGCTACAGCGGTTTCCGGCAGGCCCTAGACGCCGCCGGTCTCCCCCGGTCGGCCGGCCTCGTGTGGTCGGGAGCCGACACGGTCGACTTCGACGACCGGGACGCCGCCGAACTCGGACGTGTCGCCGCGCTGGAGATCCTCTCGGCGCCCCGTCCGCCGACCGCGATCGTCGCCATCAACGACATGTGCGCGCTCGGCGTCATCGCGGGCGCCAGGGAGGCGGGCCTGGTGATCGGCCGCGACGTCTCCGTGACCGGCTACGACGACATCATGCTCGCGGGCATGGCCATGCCCGCGCTCACCACGGTGCGGCAGCCGGTGGAGGAGCTGGCGGCCACCGCGTTCGCCAGGTTGCGCCAGGTCATGGACGGTGACGGCGGGAAGACCGGCCAGTCCATCCTGCACCGGCCGACCCTGGTGATCCGCGACTCGACCTCGGCGCCCGCGACGTCCCCGGTCACGTAG
- a CDS encoding MFS transporter — protein MTTEPGTGSAPTPDTRGPFRPLAPGGPLLSSLKVRNYRLFFLGQVVSNNGTWMQRISQDWLVLSLTGSSTAVGITTALQFLPLLLFGLYGGVLVDRLPKRPVLVATQVAMALTALALAVLTLTDRVHVWHVYAAAFAVGLATVLDNPARQSFLSELVGPHLLRNAVGLNSANFQSARLIGPAVAGLLITGIGTGWAFLLNGVSFAAPLACMTLMRRRELHAVERAPRGKGQLREGLRYVAGRPDLVWPIVLVGFFGTFALNFPVHLSAFADDVFHAGAGAYSLFNTLVAAGSLAGALLAARHERARRRLPFLAALAFGALQTVAAVAPTLWSFALLMIPMGLFAMVVNVTTNATMQTSTAPTFRGRVTALYMMVLLGGAPLGAPVVGLITDTYGARAGLGTAGAVAAVTATATGLLLVRAGDHRLAFRWNRRVPRIRVVPRKAGRGTDLPA, from the coding sequence TTGACTACGGAACCCGGAACCGGTTCCGCCCCCACACCCGACACGCGCGGCCCGTTCCGCCCCCTCGCCCCCGGGGGCCCTCTGCTGTCCTCGCTGAAGGTGAGGAACTACCGCCTGTTCTTCCTCGGCCAGGTCGTCTCCAACAACGGCACCTGGATGCAGCGCATCTCCCAGGACTGGCTGGTCCTCAGTCTCACCGGCTCGTCGACCGCCGTCGGTATCACCACCGCCCTGCAGTTCCTGCCCCTGCTGCTCTTCGGCCTGTACGGTGGCGTTCTCGTCGACCGCCTGCCCAAACGCCCCGTACTCGTCGCCACCCAGGTGGCCATGGCCCTCACCGCACTCGCGCTCGCCGTCCTCACCCTGACCGACCGGGTCCACGTCTGGCACGTGTACGCCGCCGCGTTCGCCGTGGGCCTGGCGACGGTGCTGGACAACCCCGCACGCCAGTCCTTCCTCTCCGAACTGGTCGGCCCGCACCTCCTGCGGAACGCGGTCGGCCTCAACTCCGCGAACTTCCAGTCCGCCCGGCTGATCGGTCCGGCCGTCGCGGGCCTGCTGATCACGGGCATCGGCACCGGGTGGGCGTTCCTCCTCAACGGCGTCTCCTTCGCCGCGCCGCTGGCCTGCATGACTCTGATGCGGCGCCGCGAACTGCACGCGGTCGAGCGCGCCCCGCGCGGAAAGGGACAGTTGCGCGAGGGCCTGCGGTACGTCGCCGGTCGCCCCGACCTGGTCTGGCCCATCGTCCTCGTCGGCTTCTTCGGGACCTTCGCCCTCAACTTCCCCGTCCACCTCTCCGCCTTCGCCGACGACGTGTTCCACGCCGGGGCGGGCGCATACAGCCTCTTCAACACCCTGGTCGCGGCGGGCTCCCTGGCAGGCGCGCTGCTCGCCGCCCGACACGAGAGAGCGCGGCGGCGACTGCCCTTCCTCGCCGCGCTGGCCTTCGGCGCGCTGCAGACCGTGGCCGCCGTGGCGCCGACCCTGTGGAGCTTCGCGCTGCTCATGATCCCCATGGGCCTGTTCGCCATGGTCGTCAACGTCACCACCAACGCCACCATGCAGACCTCGACCGCCCCGACCTTCCGCGGGCGGGTCACCGCGCTGTACATGATGGTCCTCCTCGGCGGCGCGCCTCTGGGCGCTCCGGTGGTCGGATTGATCACCGACACGTACGGTGCCCGGGCCGGCCTCGGGACGGCCGGCGCGGTGGCGGCTGTCACCGCGACGGCGACCGGCCTCCTCCTGGTCAGAGCCGGCGACCACCGGCTCGCGTTCCGCTGGAACCGCCGTGTCCCGCGGATCCGGGTCGTGCCCCGGAAGGCGGGCAGGGGAACCGACCTGCCCGCGTGA
- a CDS encoding DUF302 domain-containing protein, producing the protein MPYDRTVRLDTDFDAVVTAVRKALADQGFGVLTEIDVKATLKTKLGHDMEDYLILGACNPPLARQALEADRSIGLLLPCNVVVRRDGGTTLVQALDPGTMVTLTGLAALEPVAADATARLDAALDAVAVG; encoded by the coding sequence GTGCCCTACGACCGCACCGTCCGTCTCGACACCGACTTCGACGCCGTCGTCACCGCCGTGCGCAAGGCCCTGGCCGATCAAGGCTTCGGCGTCCTCACCGAGATCGACGTCAAAGCCACCCTCAAGACCAAACTCGGCCACGACATGGAGGACTACCTGATCCTCGGCGCCTGCAACCCGCCGCTCGCCCGCCAGGCACTGGAAGCCGACCGCAGCATCGGCCTGCTCCTGCCCTGCAACGTCGTCGTCCGCCGTGACGGCGGCACCACGCTCGTCCAGGCCCTCGACCCGGGCACCATGGTCACCCTCACGGGCCTGGCCGCCCTGGAGCCGGTGGCCGCCGACGCCACGGCCCGACTGGACGCCGCCCTGGATGCCGTCGCCGTCGGCTGA
- a CDS encoding MBL fold metallo-hydrolase: MFFVDTLEFEGLGNRSYLAGGPGVAVAVDPPRDIDQVIAAAARHGVRIAFVAETHVHNDYVTGGLELARVTGARYLVPAGAHVAFDHTPVTDGDTVTVDEGLVLRAIATPGHTPHHTSYALTEDGRGVAAFTGGSLLIGTVGRPDLVEPRLTEQLARAQHASAHRLAGELADEVPVLPTHGFGSFCSSSQAEGDATTIGKERETNDALTLDADTFVARMLAGLEDVPAYYTYMGPANAAGPSPVDLTPPERADAEEIASRLAAGEWVVDLRSRTAFAEGHVAGSFNFEGEGKLATYLAWLIPWGKPVTLLADTPAQIAAAQRELVRVGIDRPAAAATGDPAGWIREGGRLASFPRARFADLAGVRERGDDAAVLDVRRDSERADGYIEGSLHIPVHELHGRIGEVPDGTVWVHCAGGMRAAIAASLLDAAGRDVVAVDDGFDAATNAGLPLTSD, encoded by the coding sequence GTGTTCTTTGTCGACACCCTGGAATTCGAGGGCCTGGGCAACCGCAGCTACCTGGCCGGCGGACCCGGCGTCGCGGTGGCCGTCGACCCGCCGCGCGACATCGACCAGGTCATCGCCGCTGCGGCCCGTCACGGGGTGCGCATCGCCTTCGTGGCCGAGACCCACGTGCACAACGACTACGTCACCGGCGGCCTGGAACTGGCCCGCGTCACCGGCGCCCGGTACCTGGTGCCGGCCGGGGCACACGTGGCCTTCGACCACACTCCCGTCACCGACGGCGACACCGTGACCGTGGACGAGGGCCTGGTGCTGCGCGCGATCGCCACTCCCGGGCACACCCCGCACCACACCTCCTACGCCCTGACCGAGGACGGGCGCGGTGTGGCGGCGTTCACCGGTGGCTCGCTGCTGATCGGCACCGTGGGCCGCCCGGACCTGGTCGAGCCCCGGCTGACCGAGCAGCTGGCCCGCGCCCAGCACGCCTCCGCCCACCGGCTGGCCGGCGAACTGGCCGACGAGGTGCCGGTGCTGCCCACCCACGGGTTCGGCAGCTTCTGCTCCTCGTCCCAGGCCGAGGGGGACGCGACCACGATCGGCAAGGAGCGCGAGACCAACGACGCGCTGACCCTGGACGCGGACACCTTCGTCGCCCGGATGCTCGCCGGGCTGGAGGACGTGCCCGCCTACTACACGTACATGGGCCCGGCCAACGCCGCAGGCCCCTCCCCGGTGGATCTCACTCCGCCCGAGCGGGCGGACGCCGAGGAGATCGCCTCCCGGCTGGCCGCGGGCGAGTGGGTGGTGGACCTGCGCAGCCGTACGGCCTTCGCCGAGGGGCATGTGGCCGGGTCGTTCAACTTCGAAGGCGAGGGCAAGCTCGCCACCTACCTCGCCTGGCTGATCCCGTGGGGCAAGCCCGTCACCCTGCTCGCCGACACCCCTGCGCAGATCGCCGCCGCGCAGCGGGAGCTGGTGCGGGTGGGCATCGACCGCCCGGCCGCCGCCGCCACCGGCGACCCGGCCGGCTGGATCCGCGAGGGCGGGCGACTCGCTTCCTTCCCTCGTGCCCGCTTCGCCGACCTCGCCGGTGTACGTGAACGCGGCGACGACGCGGCCGTGCTGGACGTACGCAGGGACTCGGAGCGTGCGGACGGCTACATCGAGGGCTCCCTCCACATCCCGGTCCACGAGCTGCACGGCCGCATCGGCGAGGTACCGGACGGAACGGTGTGGGTCCACTGCGCCGGCGGGATGCGCGCGGCGATCGCCGCCTCCCTGCTGGATGCCGCGGGCCGCGACGTGGTCGCCGTCGACGACGGCTTCGACGCCGCCACGAACGCCGGTCTGCCTCTGACCTCCGACTGA
- a CDS encoding rhodanese-like domain-containing protein has protein sequence MFPLHRDGPRVTVDEARGRTGGDQPEAVLLDVRERPEWTAGHAPGAVHVPLTELDAGGTLPTEAQGRPLVVVCRSGQRSQRAAELLLERGAQAVDVEGGMNAWAAAGHPVVDERGNSGRIA, from the coding sequence ATGTTCCCCTTGCACCGAGACGGACCGCGCGTCACGGTCGACGAGGCACGCGGCCGTACCGGTGGCGATCAGCCCGAGGCGGTCCTGCTGGACGTCCGTGAGAGGCCCGAATGGACCGCGGGCCACGCCCCGGGCGCCGTCCACGTACCGCTGACGGAACTGGACGCCGGCGGCACGCTGCCCACCGAGGCACAGGGCCGGCCGCTGGTGGTGGTCTGCCGCAGCGGACAGCGCTCCCAGCGGGCGGCCGAGCTCCTCCTCGAGCGCGGAGCGCAGGCGGTCGACGTCGAGGGCGGCATGAACGCGTGGGCCGCCGCCGGACACCCGGTCGTCGACGAGCGCGGGAACAGCGGCCGGATAGCGTGA
- a CDS encoding sulfite exporter TauE/SafE family protein codes for MTVLVLALVAGAVIGLALGALGGGGSVLAVPALIYLLGFTPAAATTASLIIVTATSITALYARTRDGNVVWKTGALFAAAGIVPAFLAGTVAGRLPEAVLTSAFAVVAALAALRMLRPSASEPPDRIRPGKAAGAGAGLGAVTGFLGVGGGFLAVPALVSVLGLTMRRAVGTSLLVITVNSLAALVARTGTGGGLHWEIIGPFTGAAILGAWDGKRLATKISGTTLQKIFAGVLLAVAAFMLVDVTV; via the coding sequence GTGACCGTTCTCGTTCTCGCCCTTGTCGCCGGGGCCGTCATCGGTCTCGCCCTCGGTGCCCTCGGTGGCGGTGGCAGTGTCCTCGCCGTGCCGGCGCTGATCTACCTGCTCGGCTTCACCCCGGCCGCCGCCACCACAGCAAGCCTGATCATCGTCACCGCCACCTCCATCACCGCCCTGTACGCGCGCACCCGCGACGGAAACGTGGTCTGGAAGACGGGCGCGTTGTTCGCCGCTGCGGGCATCGTCCCCGCCTTCCTCGCCGGCACCGTCGCCGGGCGCCTGCCCGAAGCGGTGCTGACCTCGGCGTTCGCGGTCGTCGCCGCGCTGGCGGCCCTGCGTATGCTGCGGCCGTCCGCGTCCGAGCCGCCGGACCGGATCCGTCCGGGCAAGGCGGCCGGCGCCGGCGCCGGACTGGGCGCCGTGACCGGCTTCCTGGGAGTCGGCGGGGGATTCCTCGCCGTGCCCGCCCTGGTGAGCGTCCTGGGACTGACCATGCGGCGGGCGGTGGGCACCAGCCTGCTCGTCATCACGGTCAACTCGCTGGCCGCGCTCGTCGCTCGCACCGGCACCGGTGGCGGACTCCACTGGGAGATCATCGGCCCTTTCACCGGAGCCGCGATCCTGGGTGCCTGGGACGGCAAGCGGCTCGCGACGAAGATCTCCGGCACCACCCTCCAGAAGATCTTCGCCGGCGTACTGCTGGCGGTGGCGGCCTTCATGCTCGTCGACGTGACCGTCTGA
- a CDS encoding rhodanese-like domain-containing protein: MTTPTTLATDEARTRLHELTVIDVRTPGEYAGGHLPGALNVPLGHIQRALPDIRHAADRGDVLIVCASGARSENAGRILAENGVSAATLAGGTGAWAADGHELHRPEGAPRATWGMERQVRLTAGAIVLLGLLLGLVVHPAFQLLSAGIAGGLVFSALTDTCGMAAMLARLPHNRPRATDLDETLAALRNR; encoded by the coding sequence ATGACCACACCCACCACCCTCGCCACCGACGAGGCGCGCACCCGCCTGCACGAGCTGACCGTCATCGACGTGCGCACCCCGGGCGAATACGCCGGCGGCCACCTCCCCGGCGCACTGAACGTCCCCCTCGGCCACATCCAGCGCGCGCTGCCCGACATCCGGCACGCCGCCGACCGCGGTGACGTCCTGATCGTCTGCGCCTCGGGCGCACGCTCCGAGAACGCCGGCCGCATCCTCGCGGAGAACGGCGTCTCCGCAGCCACCCTCGCGGGAGGCACCGGCGCCTGGGCGGCCGACGGTCACGAGCTCCACCGTCCCGAGGGCGCCCCGCGCGCCACCTGGGGCATGGAACGGCAGGTGAGGCTCACCGCTGGAGCGATCGTACTGCTCGGTCTGCTGCTCGGGCTCGTCGTCCACCCAGCGTTCCAGCTCCTCTCCGCCGGCATCGCGGGCGGTCTGGTCTTCTCCGCCCTCACCGACACCTGCGGCATGGCCGCCATGCTCGCCAGGCTGCCCCACAACCGCCCCCGCGCCACCGACCTCGACGAGACGCTGGCCGCCCTGCGCAACCGATGA
- a CDS encoding metal-sensitive transcriptional regulator yields the protein MELAMAAEELKTVVNRLRRAQGQIAGVIKMIEEGRDCEDVVTQLAAASRALDKAGFAIIATGLQHCLTDADMAASGDREQMRARLEKLFLSLA from the coding sequence GTGGAACTCGCGATGGCGGCTGAGGAACTGAAGACGGTGGTCAACCGGCTGCGCCGGGCGCAGGGCCAGATCGCCGGCGTGATCAAGATGATAGAGGAGGGGCGGGACTGCGAGGATGTGGTCACGCAACTTGCGGCGGCGTCCCGCGCTCTGGACAAGGCGGGTTTCGCAATCATCGCTACCGGACTGCAGCATTGCCTGACCGATGCCGATATGGCCGCCTCCGGTGACCGGGAGCAGATGCGTGCCCGGCTCGAGAAGCTGTTCCTTTCCCTGGCCTGA
- a CDS encoding cation transporter, which produces MTAISLSPSPARRDRLTRRIRLLVAATIVYNVIEAVVAITAGTLASSTALVGFGLDSVIEVSSATAVAWQFSAGDPAVREAREERALRIIAVSFLALAVYVTVDAVRALTGTGEADHSIPGIVLAVVSLAIMPFLSAAQRRAGRELGSASAVADSQQTLLCTYLSAVLLLGLLANLLLGWSWADPVAALVIAAIAVKEGRDAWRGKGCCAPTPHVPAASTATVCGCAKGCDCC; this is translated from the coding sequence ATGACCGCGATCTCCCTCAGTCCCAGCCCCGCCCGCCGTGACCGGCTCACCCGGCGCATACGTCTGCTCGTCGCCGCGACCATCGTCTACAACGTCATCGAAGCCGTGGTCGCGATCACCGCCGGTACCCTTGCCTCGTCGACCGCCCTGGTCGGCTTCGGACTCGACTCCGTCATCGAGGTCTCGTCCGCCACAGCGGTCGCCTGGCAGTTCTCCGCCGGTGATCCCGCTGTCCGTGAAGCCCGCGAGGAGCGCGCCCTGCGCATCATCGCCGTATCGTTCCTCGCGCTCGCGGTCTACGTCACCGTCGATGCGGTCCGTGCACTGACCGGCACCGGTGAGGCCGACCACTCGATTCCGGGCATCGTCCTCGCCGTTGTGTCGCTGGCGATCATGCCCTTCCTGTCGGCAGCGCAACGCAGGGCCGGTCGCGAGCTGGGCTCCGCCTCCGCGGTCGCGGACTCCCAGCAGACCCTGCTGTGCACCTACCTCTCCGCCGTGCTCCTGCTCGGTCTGCTGGCCAACCTGCTGCTCGGCTGGTCCTGGGCCGACCCGGTCGCGGCCCTCGTCATCGCTGCGATCGCCGTCAAGGAAGGCCGCGACGCCTGGCGGGGGAAGGGCTGCTGCGCGCCCACCCCTCACGTCCCGGCCGCGAGTACCGCAACAGTCTGCGGCTGCGCCAAGGGGTGCGATTGCTGCTGA
- a CDS encoding ArsR/SmtB family transcription factor — MLTLATDIEVLARFGRALADPIRCRILLALRQAPAYPADLADALDISRTRLSNHLACLRDCGLVVTVPDGRRTRYEFADERLGHALDDLRAAVVAVETDKTCPDADKKGCC; from the coding sequence GTGCTGACACTAGCCACTGACATCGAAGTGCTGGCGCGGTTCGGCCGCGCCCTCGCCGACCCCATCCGCTGCCGTATCCTGCTCGCCCTCCGTCAGGCGCCCGCCTATCCGGCCGACCTCGCCGACGCCCTGGACATTTCCCGCACCCGGCTCTCGAACCACCTGGCCTGCCTGCGCGACTGCGGCCTGGTCGTCACCGTTCCCGACGGGCGACGCACACGCTACGAGTTCGCCGACGAGCGCCTGGGGCACGCGCTCGACGACCTGAGGGCGGCCGTCGTCGCCGTCGAGACGGACAAGACCTGTCCGGACGCGGACAAGAAGGGTTGCTGCTGA
- a CDS encoding DUF3179 domain-containing protein has translation MIGGVVVLLVGGGVIGWQTLAGRPDPVTAVQPGQDPSLEALADAAVSGGPGKDGVPSIDKPRFVPANKAGFLDDDDPVFGPEYRGEVRAYPQLVLVWHEIVNDTVAGKPHAPVENASA, from the coding sequence GTGATCGGGGGAGTCGTTGTCCTGCTGGTGGGCGGGGGCGTGATCGGCTGGCAGACCCTCGCCGGCCGCCCGGATCCGGTGACGGCCGTGCAGCCGGGCCAGGACCCGTCCCTGGAGGCGCTCGCCGATGCCGCCGTGTCCGGCGGGCCGGGCAAGGACGGCGTCCCCTCCATCGACAAGCCCCGCTTCGTCCCGGCGAACAAGGCCGGCTTCCTCGACGACGACGATCCGGTCTTCGGCCCGGAGTATCGCGGCGAGGTGAGGGCGTACCCGCAGCTGGTCCTGGTGTGGCACGAGATCGTCAACGACACCGTGGCCGGCAAGCCGCATGCTCCAGTCGAAAATGCCTCGGCCTGA
- a CDS encoding ISKra4 family transposase, translating to MERYGTSDVPDPFACSMEAVKSLAARLSARETAELDHAAVERLIEVDGREILRRFFQDHLDLRAVREEQHPPPEPVLGADGERRPYRERGHERQLTCLFGKVTVTRCAWRSRGRANAHPADARLSLPHGRYSHGIKRLAVREAVRSSYDQAVSAVTDRCGKVLGKRRAESLVVEAAVDIDAFYHHKIAPACTADMPLVIQVDGKGVVMRPEALREATRRAAEAKKRRGRQARLAPGEKPDRKRMATIACVHDTVPAVRRPHDIVHPPGGRSGLRTPSPGPKAVNRWCTASLIHDPADVIAEAFTQAADRDRGHLRPWLVLVDGAHHQLDLVEAEARRRKATIHVLIDFVHVAEYLWTAAHAFHPVGSEAAETFAAEKLTAILHGHAARVTREMTTQAEKDQLTGSKREAVGTCVRYLTGHLARLRYDIALKNGWPIATGSVEGACRHLIGDRLDITGARWGLDSAEAVLKLRAVHANGDLDDYLAYHHTREHQRTYPEQRDYQLGA from the coding sequence ATGGAACGCTACGGCACCAGCGATGTCCCCGACCCGTTTGCCTGCTCGATGGAGGCGGTGAAGTCGCTGGCAGCACGGCTGTCGGCGCGTGAGACCGCCGAGCTGGACCACGCCGCGGTGGAGCGTCTGATCGAGGTCGACGGCAGGGAGATCCTGCGCCGCTTCTTCCAGGACCACCTCGATCTGCGCGCGGTCCGCGAAGAACAGCACCCGCCGCCGGAGCCGGTCCTCGGTGCGGACGGAGAGAGGCGACCGTACCGCGAGCGGGGACACGAACGGCAGCTGACCTGTCTGTTCGGAAAGGTGACCGTGACCCGGTGCGCCTGGCGGAGCCGGGGGCGGGCCAATGCGCACCCGGCGGACGCGCGGTTGTCGCTGCCGCACGGCCGGTACAGTCACGGCATCAAACGCCTCGCTGTCCGCGAAGCGGTCCGCTCCTCCTACGACCAGGCCGTCTCGGCGGTCACCGACCGGTGCGGGAAGGTCCTGGGCAAGCGACGGGCCGAATCCCTGGTCGTTGAGGCCGCCGTCGACATCGACGCCTTCTACCACCACAAGATCGCCCCCGCGTGCACGGCCGACATGCCCCTGGTCATCCAGGTCGACGGCAAGGGTGTGGTGATGCGGCCCGAAGCGTTGCGCGAGGCCACCCGGCGGGCCGCCGAGGCCAAGAAGCGCCGCGGCCGACAGGCCCGGCTCGCGCCGGGTGAGAAACCGGACAGGAAACGGATGGCGACGATCGCCTGCGTCCACGACACCGTCCCCGCCGTGCGTCGTCCGCACGACATCGTCCACCCGCCGGGCGGCCGCAGCGGCCTGCGCACGCCCAGTCCCGGCCCGAAGGCGGTCAACCGGTGGTGCACCGCCTCGCTCATCCACGACCCGGCCGACGTGATCGCCGAGGCGTTCACCCAGGCCGCCGACCGCGACCGGGGCCACCTGCGGCCCTGGCTCGTCCTCGTCGACGGCGCCCACCACCAACTCGATCTGGTCGAGGCCGAGGCACGGCGGCGCAAGGCGACGATCCACGTCCTGATCGACTTCGTGCATGTCGCGGAATACCTCTGGACGGCCGCCCACGCCTTCCACCCGGTCGGCAGCGAGGCCGCGGAGACCTTCGCCGCGGAGAAACTCACCGCGATCCTGCACGGACACGCCGCCCGCGTCACCCGCGAGATGACCACGCAGGCCGAGAAAGACCAGCTCACCGGCTCCAAGCGCGAGGCCGTCGGCACCTGTGTCCGCTACCTGACCGGGCACCTCGCCCGACTCCGCTACGACATCGCGCTGAAGAACGGGTGGCCGATCGCGACCGGTTCCGTCGAGGGAGCCTGCCGCCACCTCATCGGTGACCGCCTCGACATCACCGGCGCCCGCTGGGGCCTCGACAGCGCCGAAGCCGTACTCAAACTCCGCGCCGTCCACGCCAACGGAGACCTCGACGACTACCTCGCCTACCACCACACCCGCGAGCACCAGCGCACCTACCCCGAACAGCGGGATTACCAACTCGGAGCCTGA
- a CDS encoding SCO3933 family regulatory protein, whose protein sequence is MRVIRVDASSATILLTEAPAPKVRDRQTGEIAKDAVSGEALMTVGVVFIDEGESSLIQVTIPESGVTDGLTVGAPVSLPGLIARPWESVFNGQQRHGIAYRATAVAPGAFPMAQAG, encoded by the coding sequence GTGCGTGTGATCCGCGTTGACGCCTCGTCCGCCACGATCCTGCTCACCGAAGCGCCGGCGCCCAAGGTGCGCGACCGGCAGACCGGCGAGATCGCCAAGGATGCCGTGAGCGGTGAGGCACTGATGACGGTCGGCGTCGTCTTCATCGACGAGGGCGAGTCGTCCCTGATCCAGGTCACCATCCCCGAGAGCGGGGTGACCGACGGGCTGACGGTCGGCGCTCCTGTCTCGCTGCCGGGGCTCATCGCCCGACCGTGGGAGAGCGTGTTCAACGGCCAGCAGCGGCACGGCATCGCCTACCGGGCCACCGCCGTGGCTCCGGGTGCCTTCCCGATGGCGCAGGCGGGCTGA
- a CDS encoding GntR family transcriptional regulator, whose amino-acid sequence MAYEVEAPKYVRLAQTIQCRIEDGTYPPGTRVPSENQLVQSFGMSRPTVVRALELLKRDGWLESRQGYGTIVRGRPEVVEQQDRRGREVLKRDESRSSGRLVEVADMPVPARVASALGLPKRAKVLMRRFLAEEDGEAVELVSTYFPAGLVEGTELASPDALSGSVREHVEARKKVRYDHVTERVSARLPESGEAELLGLPDGVPVLSILVIACDASGQALQVSDVLLPADRQELEDTYRLN is encoded by the coding sequence ATGGCGTATGAAGTGGAGGCACCGAAGTACGTACGCCTCGCGCAGACGATTCAGTGCCGCATCGAGGACGGCACGTATCCGCCTGGCACTCGGGTGCCCAGTGAGAATCAGCTGGTTCAGTCCTTCGGAATGTCCCGCCCGACCGTCGTGCGGGCCCTGGAGCTGCTCAAGCGGGACGGCTGGCTGGAGTCTCGGCAGGGGTACGGCACGATCGTCCGGGGCCGTCCTGAAGTTGTTGAGCAGCAGGACCGGCGGGGGCGAGAGGTCCTGAAGCGTGACGAGTCTCGGTCGTCCGGGCGCCTGGTCGAAGTCGCTGATATGCCTGTTCCGGCGCGGGTCGCCTCCGCGCTCGGGCTCCCGAAGCGAGCCAAGGTCCTCATGCGCCGTTTCCTGGCGGAAGAGGACGGTGAAGCGGTCGAGTTGGTCTCGACGTACTTCCCCGCCGGCCTGGTCGAGGGGACCGAGCTGGCGAGCCCTGATGCCCTCAGCGGCAGTGTGCGCGAGCATGTGGAGGCTCGGAAGAAGGTCCGCTATGACCACGTGACGGAACGAGTCTCGGCTCGACTACCTGAGAGTGGTGAAGCCGAGCTTCTGGGCTTGCCTGACGGTGTGCCCGTGCTCAGCATCCTGGTCATCGCGTGCGACGCGTCCGGGCAGGCGCTGCAAGTCTCTGATGTGCTGCTTCCGGCCGACCGCCAGGAACTCGAAGACACCTATCGCTTGAACTGA